ACGGCCTGACGGTGTGCTTCGAGGCCTTCCGCCTGTGCCATGACCTCGACCGTTGGGCCCAGTTCCCGGAGTCCGTCAGGAGTGAGTTCCTGAAAGGTCACCATTTTATAGAAGGAATCGAGGGAGACGCCGCTGTACATGGCTGCGTAGCCGCTTGTCGGCAGGGTGTGATTGGTGCCGGAGGCGTAATCGCCGGCGCTTTCGGGCGTCCAGTTTCCCAGAAAAACCGAGCCGGCGTTGATGATGCCCGGTACGTACTCCGCGGCATTTTCTGACGCGATGATGAGGTGCTCGGGCGCCCAAAGGTTGGAAAATACAAGGGCCTGGGCACGGTCTTCCACAAGCACAGCGCTGCTGTTGGCGAGGGCTTTACGGGCGGCTTCCATCCGGGGCAGGGACTGCAGCTGACGCTCGGTCTCGGTGAGGGTCTCCTCAATAAATCCCGCACTTTGCGCCACAAGCACAACCTGTGAATCGGCGCCATGTTCCGCCTGAGAGAGCAGGTCAGCGGCCACAAATTCCGGGTTCGCGGTTTCGTCCGCAATCACCAGCACTTCGGAAGGTCCCGCGGGCATGTCGATTGCCACAACCGCATCAGACTGCGAAACCAGCATTTTCGCGCAGGTGACGTATTGATTTCCGGGACCAAATATTTTGTGCACTTTGGGGACGCTCTCTGTGCCGTAGGCCAGCGCAGCAACGGCCTGCGCGCCGCCCGCCTTTAGGATGTGCGTGATGCCCGTCAGCGCGGCGCAGTACAGAATTTCCGGTGCAATGGCGCCGTCTTGCTGCGGTGGCGTTGCCATGATACGGGTCGGACATCCGGCAATCATGGCCGGCACCCCGAGCATGAGCACGGTTGAGGGCAGCACCGCTGTGCCACCGGGCACGTAGAGTCCGACGGCTTCAACGGCCCGTGCTTCGCGCCTGCACACG
This genomic stretch from Cyclonatronum proteinivorum harbors:
- the hisD gene encoding histidinol dehydrogenase, which gives rise to MKVFTYKNLNAEEIKALCKRTAVDFDRIEPTVREIIQAVKTQGDVALQSYTQKFDGFLPDPLVIPVPAAEDVPLSEDKKAAFDRAFANIYAFHMAQKPGDLVVETMPGVVCRREARAVEAVGLYVPGGTAVLPSTVLMLGVPAMIAGCPTRIMATPPQQDGAIAPEILYCAALTGITHILKAGGAQAVAALAYGTESVPKVHKIFGPGNQYVTCAKMLVSQSDAVVAIDMPAGPSEVLVIADETANPEFVAADLLSQAEHGADSQVVLVAQSAGFIEETLTETERQLQSLPRMEAARKALANSSAVLVEDRAQALVFSNLWAPEHLIIASENAAEYVPGIINAGSVFLGNWTPESAGDYASGTNHTLPTSGYAAMYSGVSLDSFYKMVTFQELTPDGLRELGPTVEVMAQAEGLEAHRQAVSRRLRHLS